Proteins encoded within one genomic window of Anastrepha ludens isolate Willacy chromosome 4, idAnaLude1.1, whole genome shotgun sequence:
- the LOC128862191 gene encoding uncharacterized protein LOC128862191, producing the protein MKISQSQLRAFMETIENKMNPFDANIDRKQLYNIHTGKAASSDITEFLIDVERQGESLRKAFITKCCSDSTQFEKPIKKNVLHNFASGGKKKKFALGVKVQEVRMQRDLFGRLLAISMEKKIDLAKILTYPLTPIPMSLCHIDGIICKTDKSTLMKTLMKEIDDNSEPPHMDVVIFDGFFMLHLMKDLPASYGKIALKVLRTLTSNDAQRVDVVFDRYFHPSIKDCERDLRGGSSSGYEIAGPQQVRSPDFSKDLRCSNFKEALVEFLINYWTDDSFIPLIRNKTLNINFDQCYSFEVVNNKVVRSINTDLSCPLHEEADTKITYHVSKIQMTCNIEIRSADTDVLIILLGNMYKLDKSLKIWMHVGVGASQHYINVTQLHANLGEQLCKALPGLHAFTGCDYNPAFYGKGKIRPWKILKKYPNIQKAFADLGENNVDPATYQIIEEFVCTIYNIKGVQKVNEARLVMFEANYKHHDQSELFKKKISTTDASNFPLCADELNQHLLRTSYIAQLWLNADQNNPSTKLPEEHGWFINEDGKYDFTWFKGDQLPSAIDDIILDDTQQQPTNLEAERQYASDEDEEQDIIIEDDEFDDECNDSDTSNIHSDNDEN; encoded by the exons atgaaaataagtcaATCACAACTCCGAGCTTTCATGGaaacaatagaaaataaaatgaacccATTTGATGCAAACATTGACAGAAAACAACTCTATAACATACACACAGGAAAAGCAGCCTCGTCAGACATAACGGAATTTTTAATCGATGTTGAGCGTCAAGGTGAATCATTACGTAAAGCTTTCATAACGAAATGTTGTTCAGATTCCACGCAATTCGAGAAGCcgatcaaaaaaaatgtattacacaATTTTGCATCAGgtggaaaaaaaaagaaattcgctTTGGGTGTTAAAGTTCAGGAAGTGAGAATGCAGCGCGATTTGTTTGGACGTCTTTTGGCCATTTCCAtggagaaaaaaattgatttggcaAAAATTTTAACCTATCCTTTGACACCAATACCTATGTCGTTGTGTCATATTGATGgcattatatgtaaaacagaCAAATCGACGCTGATGAAAACGTTAATGAAGGAAATAGATGATAATTCCGAACCACCACACATGGATGTCGTCATTTTCGATGGATTTTTTATGCTGCACTTAATGAAAGACCTCCCCGCTAGTTATGGAAAAATCGCGCTAAAAGTATTACGAACATTGACAAGCAATGATGCCCAAAGAGTGGACGTCgtatttgatagatattttcatCCGTCAATAAAGGACTGCGAACGTGATTTACGTGGAGGTAGTTCCTCTGGTTATGAAATTGCAGGGCCACAGCAAGTAAGGTCACCAGATTTTTCCAAAGATCTGAGGTGTAGTAATTTTAAAGAAGCATTGGTCGAATTTCTAATTAATTATTGGACGGACGATTCGTTTATCCCTTTAATCAGAAACAAAACTTTGAATATAAACTTCGATCAATGCTATTCTTTCGAAGTTGTTAATAACAAAGTTGTACGATCCATCAACACGGATTTGTCTTGTCCTTTGCATGAAGAGGCAGATACTAAAATCACTTATCACgtatcaaaaattcaaatgacgTGTAATATTGAAATTCGTAGCGCTGATACGGATGTATTGATTATATTATTAGGTAATATGTATAAATTGGATAAATCACTGAAAATATGGATGCATGTCGGCGTTGGTGCCTCTCAACATTACATCAATGTTACTCAGTTACATGCCAACTTAGGAGAACAACTTTGTAAAGCTCTACCTGGATTACATGCGTTCACTGGGTGTGATTATAATCCCGCCTTTTATGGCAAAGGCAAGATCAGACCGTGGAAGATTTTAAAGAAGTATCCGAATATCCAGAAAGCCTTCGCAGATCTGGGAGAGAATAATGTTGATCCTGCAACATACCAAATAATAGAGGAGTTCGTCTGCaccatatacaatataaaaggaGTGCAGAAAGTGAATGAGGCTCGTCTGGTAATGTTCGAAGCCAACTACAAACACCATGACCAATCCGAgttattcaagaaaaaaattagcaccACTGACGCGTCGAATTTTCCACTGTGTGCCGATGAATTAAATCAACACTTGCTACGGACAAGTTACATTGCGCAATTATGGTTAAATGCGGACCAAAATAATCCATCAACTAAACTTCCCGAGGAACATGGATGGTTTATTAACGAGGATGGAAAATATGATTTTACATGGTTTAAAGGTGATCAGTTGCCGTCAGCAATTGATGATATTATTCTCGATGACACACAGCAACAGCCAACAAATTTAG AGGCAGAAAGACAATACGCATCCGATGAGGATGAAGAACAGGATATAATCATCGAAGACGACGAGTTCGATGATGAATGCAACGACTCCGATACCAGCAACATTCACAGTGATAATGAcgagaactga